The Euwallacea fornicatus isolate EFF26 chromosome 3, ASM4011564v1, whole genome shotgun sequence genome has a segment encoding these proteins:
- the Neurl4 gene encoding neuralized-like protein 4 isoform X6: MAYFHYRCGERITLINENTTAIRNDSEFDHGLVISAEPVMNDILFEVIIDRKVNSWSGSLEIGVVDVDPLHFDFPPCASKIQSGSWIMSGTSIFKNGNCLIEGYGTDLDKLNQLDRIGLIKTSEGDLIYYINGESQGVAAEGLPNIVYAIVDLYGKCVQVSITSPTFREHNNDDCLSGSSVLAIENDVLNVTLGGDLSELSLSSSNSLDIRMDMNVSVNMPDETPRPDKMRFHERCGSLVKLSNGNRTAERRRPLDEFNNGVVMTHRPLSDSELFEIRIDRLVDKWSGSIEMGITTHNPNTLVFPATMTNMRSGTIMMSGCGILTNGKGTRREYGDFNLDELSEGDRVGMMRKLDGNLHYFINGLDQGIAAQRVPSTVWGVIDLYGMTIKVSIVERDEREEQNLMTRKNTRDHHNLVPEPQPLTSDYYDRLMFHPNCGTHAEVINNGRTAHRPNASDDFNNGVVLTARPLKTGEFFEIKLDKVVTKWAGSIEVGVTTHSPVELEFPFTMTNVRSGTWMMTGSGIMHNGTIIQEQYGVNLDRLQVGDRVGLVRKENGQLHFFVNGVDQGSAANNVPDKVYGVIDLYGQCVAVSLIDMYDFASPDTNNSILSNATLYRDLRFHHVHGKNARIINNGLTALRPHPLAEFNDAIVFSNRPLKDGEMFEIVLDSIVDRWSGSIELGLTAVRPDDIVLPSTATDLRKDTWMLSGPSIMINGKTISNNYPLDLDTLRATVRLGVMRSADKSLEFFKDGVSQGPACVIPHGNVYAVVDLYGQCASVSIPCSTPVGPLASVGVDITCPRSDTSVSLQAGSALNANGELDLHCFSEHHGKGVLLSENGRLACRSRDYNNSILFSSTALTKEEMFQVTVTGLWPHLAGSLILGISETPPCARTHGGLPSNCCYVIGNELHYQNQLLQFFTPSLDWLNAGDEIGILQTQDCTIKIFINREEIPIQFPVMGDTVWAVFDLRGQCYQLSVNSHKAQLPSSPMNSARLQDSLEIVLDQEEAPIELDECIVLSSVEAPPGRQYEFSENHGRNVELQSDKTVARRVASYNQGIVAVIPAMEPNKTVQVVLEQLDTRWQSSIIVGVVAGYLERLSFPVNALALKGPSCIVADDWISINGAKNRSNYGQVMNTLAEGDVIGVTITDSKFFKLIVNGVEEQSLPWTYPAGQPVYAVFDLYGQCQKIKIVNEQVKSDGAVSTNTECEKADLESCEKERNGNNLSLPLPSTSLVASNGTLNVSPTTSPLVLCMLKEECDSFKNKLFLPDHYFSPGESVCYCPNCCRLWAQGQEKDFNDIKEILPMGWVKYPLKHLANISTDKWDTAFYPSKIGAIRCILDLGRPLTKDQARWCNFTAQKADDLQVVFYPTLESCTTMPHVNGDNTVCAAFQLYVKPGAYSVARETGVVEWTTKESGALVLNSFLLQIK; encoded by the exons ATGGCATATTTTCACTATCGCTGCGGAGAAAgaattactttaattaatgaaaatacaaCAGCTATCCGCAACGATAGTGAATTTGATCATGGATTGGTCATATCTGCAGAACCCGTTAtgaatgatattttatttgaagtgATCATAGACAGAAAG GTTAATTCTTGGTCAGGAAGTTTAGAAATTGGAGTTGTTGATGTAGATCCTTTACACTTTGACTTTCCACCTTGTGCTTCAAAGATTCAGTCAGGCTCTTGG aTAATGTCTGGTACatccattttcaaaaatggaaattgtttaataGAAGGATATGGAACAGACTTGGATAAGTTAAACCAGCTTGATAGAATtggtttaataaaaacatcagAG GGTGATTTAATTTACTACATTAATGGAGAATCTCAAGGGGTGGCCGCCGAAGGTCTGCCTAACATTGTCTATGCCATAGTCGACCTTTACGGCAAATGTGTTCAGGTCAGCATCACTAGTCCCACATTCAGAGAACACAACAATGATGATTGTTTGAGCGGCAGCTCAGTATTAGCAATCGAAAACGATGTTTTGAACGTCACATTGGGTGGTGATCTCAGCGAATTAAGTCTGAGCAGCAGTAACAGTTTGGATATACGAATGGACATGAATGTTAG TGTGAACATGCCCGATGAGACACCAAGACCTGACAAAATGCGTTTTCACGAACGATGTGGATCCTTGGTAAAGCTCTCTAACGGCAACAGAACCGCAGAAAGGCGGAGGCCATTGGACGAATTCAATAACGGAGTTGTAATGACTCATCGACCTTTGAGCGATTCCGAATTATTCGAAATTAGAATTGATCGTTTGGTGGATAAATGGAGCGGCAGTATAGAA ATGGGAATAACCACACACAATCCGAATACTTTGGTGTTTCCCGCCACGATGACGAACATGCGTAGCGGCACCATTATGATGTCAGGATGTGGAATTTTAACCAACGGCAAAGGTACCAGACGCGAATATGGCGATTTCAATTTGGACGAGTTAAGTGAAGGTGATCGGGTCGGTATGATGCGGAAACTCGatggaaatttgcattatttcatTAATGGTCTGGATCAGGGAATCGCCGCCCAACGAGTTCCTTCCACCGTTTGGGGTGTCATTGATTTGTACGGAATGACGATAAAG GTGTCTATTGTCGAAAGAGACGAACGAGAAGAACAAAATCTAATGACAAGGAAAAATACTCGTGATCATCACAACCTGGTCCCAGAACCGCAACCTCTCACTTCCGATTATTATGACAGGCTCATGTTCCATCCCAATTGTGGAACTCACGCCGAAGTAATCAATAATGGTCGTACTGCCCACAGACCCAACGCGTCAGATGATTTTAACAACGGAGTGGTGCTCACAGCGCGACCGCTTAAAACTGGAGAATTCTTCGAAATTAAACTGGACAAAGTAGTCACCAAATGGGCGGGTTCCATCGAAGTAGGAGTAACCACTCACAGTCCAGTAGAATTGGAGTTTCCATTCACCATGACCAACGTTAG GTCGGGAACTTGGATGATGACCGGTAGTGGAATTATGCATAACGGCACAATAATTCAGGAACAGTACGGAGTAAACTTGGACAGGTTGCAGGTGGGCGATCGCGTAGGGCTTGTTCGAAAGGAAAACGGTcaactacatttttttgttaacggCGTGGATCAAGGTAGTGCCGCTAATAACGTTCCAGATAAAGTCTATGGGGTTATTG actTGTATGGTCAATGTGTGGCAGTTTCGCTTATCGATATGTATGACTTCGCATCGCCAGACACAAATAATTCTATATTATCCAATGCAACTTTATACCG CGATTTAAGATTTCATCACGTCCACGGGAAAAACGCACGAATCATAAACAACGGATTAACCGCATTAAGACCGCATCCTTTGGCAGAATTTAACGACGCAATAGTTTTCTCTAACAGGCCTCTAAAAGACGGAGAAATGTTTGAAATCGTGTTAGACAGTATCGTGGACAGATGGTCGGGTAGCATTGAGCTGG GACTAACCGCAGTACGCCCTGACGATATTGTATTACCCAGCACGGCGACAGATCTGCGCAAAGACACGTGGATGTTAAGTGGACCTTCTATAATGATTAACGGAAAAACTATTAGCAATAACTATCCTCTCGATTTGGATACGTTGCGAGCCACCGTGCG ATTAGGAGTGATGAGGTCAGCCGATAAGTCGTTGGAGTTTTTCAAAGATGGAGTTTCTCAAGGACCTGCCTGCGTTATTCCTCACGGGAATGTGTACGCCGTCGTGGACTTGTACGGGCAGTGCGCAAGTGTCAGCATTCCTTGCTCAACACCCGTCGGTCCTTTAGCCTCTGTCGGCGTAGACATCACTTGCCCGCG GTCGGACACTTCGGTTTCACTACAAGCAGGGAGTGCCTTAAACGCGAATGGGGAGCTCGATTTGCATTGCTTCTCGGAACACCACGGAAAAGGAGTGTTGCTGAGTGAAAACGGCAGATTGGCATGTCGCTCCAGAGATTACAACAACAGTATTTTATTCAGTAGTACCGCGTTAACCAAGGAGGAAATGTTCCAGGTGACGGTGACTGGTCTTTGGCCTCATCTGGCTGGAAGTCTGATTTTGGGAATTAGTGAAACTCCCCCGTGTGCCAGAACGCACGGGGGGTTACCTTCCAATTGCTGTTATGTCATCG GCAACGAGCTGCACTATCAAAATCAACTTCTGCAGTTCTTTACTCCCAGTCTAGATTGGCTTAATGCAGGAGACGAAATTGGCATTTTACAAACTCAAGATTGTAccataaaa attttcaTCAATAGAGAGGAAATACCAATTCAGTTTCCCGTTATGGGGGATACAGTGTGGGCAGTCTTCGATTTGAGGGGTCAATGCTATCAGTTGTCGGTTAATAGTCACAAAGCACAACTCCCGTCTTCACCGATGAACAG CGCTCGACTGCAGGACAGTTTGGAAATAGTGCTAGATCAGGAAGAGGCGCCCATCGAATTGGACGAGTGTATTGTCCTAAGTTCTGTCGAAGCTCCACCTG GACGTCAATATGAATTCTCTGAAAATCACGGTCGCAACGTGGAATTACAGTCGGATAAGACCGTGGCGAGACGAGTGGCCTCTTACAATCAAGGAATCGTTGCGGTTATTCCAGCAATGGAACCCAATAAAACAGTCCAAGTCGTGCTCGAGCAATTGGACACTCGCTGGCAATCGTCAATTATAGTTGGAGTAGTGGCTGGTTATTTGGAGCGCCTAAGTTTTCCCGTAAACGCGTTGGCTTTGAAGGGACCCTCTTGTATTGTGGCCGACGATTGGATTTCGATAAACGGCGCCAAG AATCGATCAAACTACGGCCAAGTAATGAACACCCTTGCCGAAGGCGATGTAATAGGAGTAACGATTACAGattccaagttttttaaattgattgtGAACGGCGTGGAAGAGCAAAGTTTACCATGGACTTACCCGGCAGGTCAACCCGTTTATGCCGTATTCGATTTATACGGGCAATGCCAAAAG attaaaatcgTTAACGAACAAGTCAAATCTGACGGGGCGGTTTCCACGAATACAGAGTGTGAAAAGGCCGATTTGGAATCTTGCGAAAAGGAACGcaatggaaataatttaagtCTACCATTGCCGAGTACCAGTTTAGTGGCATCTAACGGAACTCTCAATGTTTCGCCCACTACCAGTCCATTAGTTTTATGCATGTTGAAAGAGGAATGcgacagttttaaaaataaactttttctgCCAG ATCACTACTTTTCTCCTGGCGAATCGGTTTGCTATTGCCCCAACTGCTGCAGACTGTGGGCCCAAGGCCAAGAGAAAGATTTCAATGACatcaaagaaattttaccAATGGGTTGGGTAAAATATCCTCTAAAACATTTGGCAAACATCAGTACCGATAAGTGGGATACAGCTTTTTATCCCTCGAAAATTGGGGCTATTAGGTGCATTTTGGATCTGGGACGACCTCTGACCAAAG ACCAAGCCCGATGGTGTAACTTCACTGCACAAAAAGCCGACGACTTACAAGTGGTATTTTACCCCACGTTGGAAAGTTGCACAACGATGCCGCACGTGAACGGTGACAATACAGTTTGTGCGGCTTTCCAGCTGTACGTCAAGCCAGGAGCTTATTCGGTTGCAAGAGAGACGGGTGTAGTGGAATGGACCACGAAAGAATCAGGTGCATTGGTTCTCAATTCCTTTTTGCTGCAAATAAAGTAA
- the Neurl4 gene encoding neuralized-like protein 4 isoform X1, which produces MAYFHYRCGERITLINENTTAIRNDSEFDHGLVISAEPVMNDILFEVIIDRKVNSWSGSLEIGVVDVDPLHFDFPPCASKIQSGSWVSLFVCQFFHYTSYILNIMSGTSIFKNGNCLIEGYGTDLDKLNQLDRIGLIKTSEGDLIYYINGESQGVAAEGLPNIVYAIVDLYGKCVQVSITSPTFREHNNDDCLSGSSVLAIENDVLNVTLGGDLSELSLSSSNSLDIRMDMNVSVNMPDETPRPDKMRFHERCGSLVKLSNGNRTAERRRPLDEFNNGVVMTHRPLSDSELFEIRIDRLVDKWSGSIEMGITTHNPNTLVFPATMTNMRSGTIMMSGCGILTNGKGTRREYGDFNLDELSEGDRVGMMRKLDGNLHYFINGLDQGIAAQRVPSTVWGVIDLYGMTIKVSIVERDEREEQNLMTRKNTRDHHNLVPEPQPLTSDYYDRLMFHPNCGTHAEVINNGRTAHRPNASDDFNNGVVLTARPLKTGEFFEIKLDKVVTKWAGSIEVGVTTHSPVELEFPFTMTNVRSGTWMMTGSGIMHNGTIIQEQYGVNLDRLQVGDRVGLVRKENGQLHFFVNGVDQGSAANNVPDKVYGVIDLYGQCVAVSLIDMYDFASPDTNNSILSNATLYRDLRFHHVHGKNARIINNGLTALRPHPLAEFNDAIVFSNRPLKDGEMFEIVLDSIVDRWSGSIELGLTAVRPDDIVLPSTATDLRKDTWMLSGPSIMINGKTISNNYPLDLDTLRATVRLGVMRSADKSLEFFKDGVSQGPACVIPHGNVYAVVDLYGQCASVSIPCSTPVGPLASVGVDITCPRSDTSVSLQAGSALNANGELDLHCFSEHHGKGVLLSENGRLACRSRDYNNSILFSSTALTKEEMFQVTVTGLWPHLAGSLILGISETPPCARTHGGLPSNCCYVIGNELHYQNQLLQFFTPSLDWLNAGDEIGILQTQDCTIKIFINREEIPIQFPVMGDTVWAVFDLRGQCYQLSVNSHKAQLPSSPMNSCSARLQDSLEIVLDQEEAPIELDECIVLSSVEAPPGNLGRQYEFSENHGRNVELQSDKTVARRVASYNQGIVAVIPAMEPNKTVQVVLEQLDTRWQSSIIVGVVAGYLERLSFPVNALALKGPSCIVADDWISINGAKNRSNYGQVMNTLAEGDVIGVTITDSKFFKLIVNGVEEQSLPWTYPAGQPVYAVFDLYGQCQKIKIVNEQVKSDGAVSTNTECEKADLESCEKERNGNNLSLPLPSTSLVASNGTLNVSPTTSPLVLCMLKEECDSFKNKLFLPDHYFSPGESVCYCPNCCRLWAQGQEKDFNDIKEILPMGWVKYPLKHLANISTDKWDTAFYPSKIGAIRCILDLGRPLTKDQARWCNFTAQKADDLQVVFYPTLESCTTMPHVNGDNTVCAAFQLYVKPGAYSVARETGVVEWTTKESGALVLNSFLLQIK; this is translated from the exons ATGGCATATTTTCACTATCGCTGCGGAGAAAgaattactttaattaatgaaaatacaaCAGCTATCCGCAACGATAGTGAATTTGATCATGGATTGGTCATATCTGCAGAACCCGTTAtgaatgatattttatttgaagtgATCATAGACAGAAAG GTTAATTCTTGGTCAGGAAGTTTAGAAATTGGAGTTGTTGATGTAGATCCTTTACACTTTGACTTTCCACCTTGTGCTTCAAAGATTCAGTCAGGCTCTTGGGTAAGTTTATTTGtttgtcaatttttccattatacatcatacattttaaat aTAATGTCTGGTACatccattttcaaaaatggaaattgtttaataGAAGGATATGGAACAGACTTGGATAAGTTAAACCAGCTTGATAGAATtggtttaataaaaacatcagAG GGTGATTTAATTTACTACATTAATGGAGAATCTCAAGGGGTGGCCGCCGAAGGTCTGCCTAACATTGTCTATGCCATAGTCGACCTTTACGGCAAATGTGTTCAGGTCAGCATCACTAGTCCCACATTCAGAGAACACAACAATGATGATTGTTTGAGCGGCAGCTCAGTATTAGCAATCGAAAACGATGTTTTGAACGTCACATTGGGTGGTGATCTCAGCGAATTAAGTCTGAGCAGCAGTAACAGTTTGGATATACGAATGGACATGAATGTTAG TGTGAACATGCCCGATGAGACACCAAGACCTGACAAAATGCGTTTTCACGAACGATGTGGATCCTTGGTAAAGCTCTCTAACGGCAACAGAACCGCAGAAAGGCGGAGGCCATTGGACGAATTCAATAACGGAGTTGTAATGACTCATCGACCTTTGAGCGATTCCGAATTATTCGAAATTAGAATTGATCGTTTGGTGGATAAATGGAGCGGCAGTATAGAA ATGGGAATAACCACACACAATCCGAATACTTTGGTGTTTCCCGCCACGATGACGAACATGCGTAGCGGCACCATTATGATGTCAGGATGTGGAATTTTAACCAACGGCAAAGGTACCAGACGCGAATATGGCGATTTCAATTTGGACGAGTTAAGTGAAGGTGATCGGGTCGGTATGATGCGGAAACTCGatggaaatttgcattatttcatTAATGGTCTGGATCAGGGAATCGCCGCCCAACGAGTTCCTTCCACCGTTTGGGGTGTCATTGATTTGTACGGAATGACGATAAAG GTGTCTATTGTCGAAAGAGACGAACGAGAAGAACAAAATCTAATGACAAGGAAAAATACTCGTGATCATCACAACCTGGTCCCAGAACCGCAACCTCTCACTTCCGATTATTATGACAGGCTCATGTTCCATCCCAATTGTGGAACTCACGCCGAAGTAATCAATAATGGTCGTACTGCCCACAGACCCAACGCGTCAGATGATTTTAACAACGGAGTGGTGCTCACAGCGCGACCGCTTAAAACTGGAGAATTCTTCGAAATTAAACTGGACAAAGTAGTCACCAAATGGGCGGGTTCCATCGAAGTAGGAGTAACCACTCACAGTCCAGTAGAATTGGAGTTTCCATTCACCATGACCAACGTTAG GTCGGGAACTTGGATGATGACCGGTAGTGGAATTATGCATAACGGCACAATAATTCAGGAACAGTACGGAGTAAACTTGGACAGGTTGCAGGTGGGCGATCGCGTAGGGCTTGTTCGAAAGGAAAACGGTcaactacatttttttgttaacggCGTGGATCAAGGTAGTGCCGCTAATAACGTTCCAGATAAAGTCTATGGGGTTATTG actTGTATGGTCAATGTGTGGCAGTTTCGCTTATCGATATGTATGACTTCGCATCGCCAGACACAAATAATTCTATATTATCCAATGCAACTTTATACCG CGATTTAAGATTTCATCACGTCCACGGGAAAAACGCACGAATCATAAACAACGGATTAACCGCATTAAGACCGCATCCTTTGGCAGAATTTAACGACGCAATAGTTTTCTCTAACAGGCCTCTAAAAGACGGAGAAATGTTTGAAATCGTGTTAGACAGTATCGTGGACAGATGGTCGGGTAGCATTGAGCTGG GACTAACCGCAGTACGCCCTGACGATATTGTATTACCCAGCACGGCGACAGATCTGCGCAAAGACACGTGGATGTTAAGTGGACCTTCTATAATGATTAACGGAAAAACTATTAGCAATAACTATCCTCTCGATTTGGATACGTTGCGAGCCACCGTGCG ATTAGGAGTGATGAGGTCAGCCGATAAGTCGTTGGAGTTTTTCAAAGATGGAGTTTCTCAAGGACCTGCCTGCGTTATTCCTCACGGGAATGTGTACGCCGTCGTGGACTTGTACGGGCAGTGCGCAAGTGTCAGCATTCCTTGCTCAACACCCGTCGGTCCTTTAGCCTCTGTCGGCGTAGACATCACTTGCCCGCG GTCGGACACTTCGGTTTCACTACAAGCAGGGAGTGCCTTAAACGCGAATGGGGAGCTCGATTTGCATTGCTTCTCGGAACACCACGGAAAAGGAGTGTTGCTGAGTGAAAACGGCAGATTGGCATGTCGCTCCAGAGATTACAACAACAGTATTTTATTCAGTAGTACCGCGTTAACCAAGGAGGAAATGTTCCAGGTGACGGTGACTGGTCTTTGGCCTCATCTGGCTGGAAGTCTGATTTTGGGAATTAGTGAAACTCCCCCGTGTGCCAGAACGCACGGGGGGTTACCTTCCAATTGCTGTTATGTCATCG GCAACGAGCTGCACTATCAAAATCAACTTCTGCAGTTCTTTACTCCCAGTCTAGATTGGCTTAATGCAGGAGACGAAATTGGCATTTTACAAACTCAAGATTGTAccataaaa attttcaTCAATAGAGAGGAAATACCAATTCAGTTTCCCGTTATGGGGGATACAGTGTGGGCAGTCTTCGATTTGAGGGGTCAATGCTATCAGTTGTCGGTTAATAGTCACAAAGCACAACTCCCGTCTTCACCGATGAACAG TTGCAGCGCTCGACTGCAGGACAGTTTGGAAATAGTGCTAGATCAGGAAGAGGCGCCCATCGAATTGGACGAGTGTATTGTCCTAAGTTCTGTCGAAGCTCCACCTG GCAATCTAGGACGTCAATATGAATTCTCTGAAAATCACGGTCGCAACGTGGAATTACAGTCGGATAAGACCGTGGCGAGACGAGTGGCCTCTTACAATCAAGGAATCGTTGCGGTTATTCCAGCAATGGAACCCAATAAAACAGTCCAAGTCGTGCTCGAGCAATTGGACACTCGCTGGCAATCGTCAATTATAGTTGGAGTAGTGGCTGGTTATTTGGAGCGCCTAAGTTTTCCCGTAAACGCGTTGGCTTTGAAGGGACCCTCTTGTATTGTGGCCGACGATTGGATTTCGATAAACGGCGCCAAG AATCGATCAAACTACGGCCAAGTAATGAACACCCTTGCCGAAGGCGATGTAATAGGAGTAACGATTACAGattccaagttttttaaattgattgtGAACGGCGTGGAAGAGCAAAGTTTACCATGGACTTACCCGGCAGGTCAACCCGTTTATGCCGTATTCGATTTATACGGGCAATGCCAAAAG attaaaatcgTTAACGAACAAGTCAAATCTGACGGGGCGGTTTCCACGAATACAGAGTGTGAAAAGGCCGATTTGGAATCTTGCGAAAAGGAACGcaatggaaataatttaagtCTACCATTGCCGAGTACCAGTTTAGTGGCATCTAACGGAACTCTCAATGTTTCGCCCACTACCAGTCCATTAGTTTTATGCATGTTGAAAGAGGAATGcgacagttttaaaaataaactttttctgCCAG ATCACTACTTTTCTCCTGGCGAATCGGTTTGCTATTGCCCCAACTGCTGCAGACTGTGGGCCCAAGGCCAAGAGAAAGATTTCAATGACatcaaagaaattttaccAATGGGTTGGGTAAAATATCCTCTAAAACATTTGGCAAACATCAGTACCGATAAGTGGGATACAGCTTTTTATCCCTCGAAAATTGGGGCTATTAGGTGCATTTTGGATCTGGGACGACCTCTGACCAAAG ACCAAGCCCGATGGTGTAACTTCACTGCACAAAAAGCCGACGACTTACAAGTGGTATTTTACCCCACGTTGGAAAGTTGCACAACGATGCCGCACGTGAACGGTGACAATACAGTTTGTGCGGCTTTCCAGCTGTACGTCAAGCCAGGAGCTTATTCGGTTGCAAGAGAGACGGGTGTAGTGGAATGGACCACGAAAGAATCAGGTGCATTGGTTCTCAATTCCTTTTTGCTGCAAATAAAGTAA